In the Solanum pennellii chromosome 5, SPENNV200 genome, one interval contains:
- the LOC114077287 gene encoding uncharacterized protein LOC114077287: MTSKYLNLRFKFGGMLVSEVGPVYVGGRTAYVDNVDEDHLSIPELADYAKSFGISKLGKTYAAPSLGGDLVELKNDMDICSMALFMHDGDTIDIYVCDNTILDDVGPSEGQISQSLSQVVESFNSHGESLTAQPKKSDLGLGSSSSFPATERLENDGIARVEQECQQESDDDYSSIDWTDTEEEVEPTIQQGTEPSIQQEVEPITQENAEEDIDSDSVCSDQSIDYGSDVHEELRIVKEDVRKLRESRRRKKKEKPKGFLGEVGFDEGYEDIEKGKKNFKGKLTEDEPYYDSSDCDSFQSDEEEPVSDDELEGGSLRGRKKSNRVVYDSSCDIVIWQCGLIFESVKQFREAVTKYAIKKGVELDKYVNESTRVRVKCKSGCPWLLYASKEGRSENFTIKTYNPRHKCTRTTNNILCNSKFLCKYLKDRIISQPSIKGWEIQELVRKELNVHVGKAVCLKTRKIILKEIMGDHVAEFNRILDYKDMLLQTNPGSTCVVKLKDSESGNGMKQFHSFYICFDAMKKGFQQGCRRCIGLDGCFLKGICRGQLLVAVAKDANNQMNPIAWAVIDTESKLTWKWFMTILKDDLNLGNGSQLTIISDMQKGLIAAVDELFPECEHRMCARHILANWSQNFRGLERRKKFWACARSTFEAQFKYNINALSKLGIGIVESLIKYNKETWCKAFIQTFSKCDSIDNNMAESFNSWILGPRNKTIVTMLEEIRVKVMSRVSKSRAFAETWTDGISPMAMMVFNTNVTRSMQCNIEWNGDVGFEVLEGVYKHTMNLGQQKCSCRSWELKGIPCAHGIAAMNHLNMDASQAISSWYRKDTYMKTYSHFIQPVPNMEMWPESRNPMVEPPEARQMPGRPPKNRRREIGEVRKAGKLPRMGTVMTCSLCKGPNHNKRNCPKNPKPKSTPTPTQESTTGKKRGRGHYERTSTSKTGTRRGAGSGYKKRPKVVGQGVFVADTGYTCINQGLSSRRRVNTGVVSSAHVTGDIGFKPTKGLKWKGKQAMTQRELQVESVMRRIQTRSKADGIQTRSQAKGKSLSKKTS, from the exons ATGACTAGTAAGTACCTCAATTTAAGGTTCAAATTTGGGGGTATGTTGGTGAGTGAGGTAGGTCCAGTATATGTTGGGGGTAGGACTGCATATGTAGACAATGTGGATGAAGATCATTTATCAATTCCTGAACTTGCAGATTATGCTAAGTCTTTTGGGATTAGTAAGTTAGGAAAAACATATGCAGCTCCATCTCTAGGGGGTGATTTGGTggaattgaaaaatgacatgGACATTTGTAGCATGGCATTATTTATGCATGATGGGGACACAATAGATATTTATGTGTGTGATAACACTATTCTGGATGATGTGGGTCCCAGTGAAGGTCAAATTAGTCAATCTTTAAGTCAAGTGGTTGAGTCTTTTAATTCACATGGGGAATCTCTAACTGCACAACCAAAAAAATCAGATCTAGGTTTAGGTTCCTCTTCTTCCTTTCCAGCTACTGAAAGACTTGAAAATGATGGGATTGCAAGGGTCGAACAAGAATGCCAACAAGAAAGTGATGATGATTATTCTTCAATAGATTGGACTGATACTGAAGAAGAAGTTGAACCAACTATCCAACAAGGAACTGAACCTTCTATTCAACAAGAAGTTGAGCCAATTACCCAAGAAAATGCAGAGGAAGACATAGACAGTGATTCTGTCTGTTCTGACCAGTCTATTGACTATGGTAGTGATGTGCATGAGGAGTTGAGAATTGTTAAGGAAGATGTGAGAAAACTTAGAGAAAGTAGgaggagaaagaagaaggaaaaaccaAAAGGTTTTTTAGGTGAAGTTGGATTTGATGAAGGGTATGAGGAtattgaaaaagggaaaaagaatttCAAGGGTAAGCTAACAGAGGATGAGCCATACTATGACAGTTCTGACTGTGATAGTTTTCAAAGTGATGAAGAAGAACCTGTTTCTGATGATGAACTTGAAGGAGGGAGTTTAAGGGGGAGAAAGAAGAGTAATAGGGTGGTATATGATTCTTCTTGTGATATTGTAATATGGCAGtgtggtttgatatttgaaagtgTAAAGCAATTTAGAGAGGCAGTTACAAAATATGCTATAAAAAAAGGAGTTGAGTTAGATAAGTATGTGAATGAGAGTACTAGAGTGAGAGTGAAGTGTAAAAGTGGTTGTCCATGGCTGTTGTATGCAAGCAAGGAAGGAAGGAGTGAGAACTTTACTATCAAGACATACAATCCAAGGCACAAATGTACCAGGACCACCAATAATATTTTGTGTAATTCAAAGTTCTTATGCAAGTATCTGAAAGATAGGATTATTTCTCAACCTAGTATAAAAGGGTGGGAGATACAAGAATTGGTGAGGAAAGAGTTGAATGTTCATGTAGGCAAGGCAGTTTgtttaaaaacaagaaaaattattttaaaggaaattatgGGAGATCATGTGGCAGAATTTAACAGAATCCTAGACTACAAGGATATGTTACTCCAAACAAATCCTGGTAGCACTTGTGTTGTGAAGCTTAAAGATTCAGAATCAGGAAATGGGATGAAACAATTTCactctttttatatttgttttgatgctatgaaaaagggttttcaacaaGGATGCAGAAGATGTATAGGGCTAGATGGGTGTTTTCTAAAGGGAATTTGTAGGGGTCAACTTTTGGTAGCTGTTGCTAAAGATGCAAACAACCAAATGAATCCAATAGCATGGGCAGTAATTGATACTGAAAGCAAGTTGACATGGAAATGGTTCATGACCATTCTGAAAGATGATCTTAATCTAGGAAATGGTTCCCAGCTAACTATCATTAGTGATATGCAAAAG GGACTAATAGCTGCTGTAGATGAACTATTTCCAGAATGTGAGCACAGAATGTGTGCTAGACACATATTAGCAAATTGGTCACAAAACTTCAGAGGCttagagagaagaaagaaattttGGGCTTGTGCTAGATCAACATTTGAGGCACAATTTAAGTACAATATAAATGCCCTGTCCAAGCTGGGAATAGGTATTGTTGAATCCCTTATCAAATACAACAAGGAGACATGGTGTAAAGCTTTtattcaaacattttcaaagtGTGATAGCATAGATAACAACATGGCAGAGAGTTTCAATTCTTGGATCTTGGGACCTAGGAACAAGACCATTGTAACTATGTTGGAAGAAATTAGAGTTAAGGTGATGAGTAGAGTGAGTAAGTCAAGAGCATTTGCTGAAACATGGACAGATGGAATAtctccaatggcaatgatggtatTCAATACAAATGTAACAAGATCAATGCAGTGCAACATTGAATGGAATGGTGATGTTGGATTTGAAGTGTTAGAAGGGGTATACAAGCATACTATGAACTTGGGTCAACAAAAATGTAGTTGCAGATCATGGGAATTAAAAGGTATCCCATGTGCACATGGTATAGCAGCAATGAACCACTTGAACATGGATGCATCACAAGCAATATCTAGTTGGTATAGAAAAGACACATATATGAAGACATATTCTCATTTCATTCAACCAGTCCCAAACATGGAAATGTGGCCTGAAAGTAGAAACCCAATGGTTGAACCACCTGAGGCAAGACAAATGCCTGGTAGGCCACCAAAGaacagaagaagagaaattggtgAAGTGAGAAAAGCTGGAAAGTTGCCAAGAATGGGGACAGTAATGACATGTTCACTTTGCAAAGGACCAAATCATAACAAGAGAAATTGtccaaaaaatcctaaacctaagTCTACACCAACACCCACTCAAGAG TCCACCACTGGAAAAAAGAGGGGTAGAGGTCATTATGAAAGAACAAGCACCAGTAAGACTGGTACAAGAAGAGGTGCAGGAAGTGGTTACAAGAAGAGGCCTAAAGTTGTTGGACAAGGTGTATTTGTTGCTGATACTGGATATACGTGTATTAAT CAAGGATTGTCTAGCAGAAGGAGGGTTAATACTGGTGTGGTGAGTTCTGCACATGTGACAGGTGATATTGGTTTTAAACCTACCAAGGGACTGAAGTGGAAAGGCAAACAGGCCATGACTCAAAGAGAACTTCAAGTCGAAAGTGTTATGCGTCGTATTCAAACCAGATCAAAAGCTGATGGCATTCAAACAAGGTCACAAGCCAAAGGAAAATCACTCTCAAAGAAAACTTCTTAG